DNA from Rosa rugosa chromosome 6, drRosRugo1.1, whole genome shotgun sequence:
TAGATGACATAAAGGAAAAACTAAGAATCGCCTTTAAGTTTGACTGATCCTGTTCACCAAGAAGCTCAAGCCTTTATTAACCTTGGCTTTTAGGTTATTGGACCCCTTATCTTTTATAGAAACAACTCATCTGATAAAAACAGTAAAATATAGATGCCATATTCACACACAGATACAAGGAAAAGAAGCATTCACAAGATATTGTAATTAAACAATAGTAATTGGATGAGTTGACATTTTATCTCTTCCAGCATATTGTTCATTTTGAACAGTCCAGAATCATCCATAAATGAGATACAAGCTCCACTTTATTAATAAGTTCCAATCTCCACTTTATAACTAACATAAGTGCCATTATATTGCATGACAATTCAAAAATTAAAAGTTCAGCTTTTCTTTTAAAGTCCATTTTGAACTTATTCAGCCAATGAAAAAGTCCACAAAGCAAGTCTCCCAGATAAAGGAAACGACACGTGAATAACAAACCAGGGATTTTAACGAAATTAGCAGGCTGAATGACAGACCTGTAAAAGCATATCATTCCCTGATACACACAGAGGAAGTTCTTCTCTGGGCAGAATTTGTATATTTGCGCCAGTAAGTCGCCTCATGTCTGATAAAGACCCATCTCTTCCCTCTAAGCATCCAATATCACTTGACGAAACAAGCAACCTAGTAGTTATAATGTTGTCTCTGTCTGGTATAAGATCGACAATGCGAGTTTGGATGTGCAATAAAGCTTCCTGAGCTGGAAACAGCTCATCATCAGGACCCTATTAACAGACAAGAAACCAAAAGTTGGTTTAAGTGTtaccagaaaaaaaagaagtgcaGATCattacaattaatcggatacaTTTCCAGACCATATATAAGAGCCATAAGCAATGAGACAGTATTGCCACTTCATATTTACACAACAACCAGAAGAAAATGCATGAAAATTGTGAAGTACCTCCTCAGAAGAAATGATGATTATCTGTTCATCTGCTCCGGCCACACGGTCAGTAGCCCTGACATCCACACCAATTTCATTTTGAAGCAATTCTATAATTCCATCAGACTCTCCAACTACAAGATCAACTTTATCAATTGGGCAAAGCATTCGAAACACAAGGTCTTCTCCGTAAAAGGGCTGTACATTATCATCCATTGGAGCAGACCCTGGTTCCATCATATAACCAGATGAACGGGAGCCATAGTTGTTGTTCCTCGTATTGGGGCCAGATAATCTTGATCCAAAACCAGCCCCATCCATGGATGACTTACGTCCTGCATTGTTCATATGAGGAATATAATCATCATCAGGAGGAAAGAACCGTTCTGGTGAATGTGCTCGTCCATGGAAATTATTGCGGTCACGGTGCTGACTCTCCCTCAAGCGAGATGAAATAATTTCCACAGCAGACTTTACATTATTCGGATCGCCTACTACCTGCAGCAGAAATCCAATATCATATGACTGATGGTATCTTCATATCATTTTGTTAAATGCGAAAATAAAAACTTCATAGAAACCACTAGCCAATGTATCGACACATCTTCCCAGTACACTTAAGTTAAAGAATAGCATAAACCAGTCATTGCATTATCCCCCTGCACACTTGGTGTGTATCCAATAATGCAGTGACTACGAACATTCAATATAACCAAGATCAAGGTACCCGAGATGATGCAACTAAACGCTGCAAAATGGCCAAAAGCACTACCAATATATACGTCCGTAACCCCTAAACAAACTCCATGAACATTAAAATTAGTCATACTGTCATACACTATCATATAACCAGTTCATCATCATTAAGCCGCCGATCATTGTCCTTATTTTCGGTTTATTAAGTATCAGAATGAGGGTTAAGTCCAGTTCAGTCTATATTTAGCAGTTCATTAGTCCAAAGCAAACCAGCAACTAAATCAATGCAACTGAGAAAGCTCAATGCCAATGTAATAATCACAGATTCAGGTTAAAGCTGAAAGTTCCGAAAACCTGAACAATCTCCTCAGACATTGAAACACAGCGAGGCAGATTATGATCCCTTGGCAAAACCCTAATCTGGGTCTTTGTCTCCATCCTCATTTGCTCTATTATCTTCCCTCCTTTCCCCAGCAAACTCCCCACATGCATTCTCGACACCACAAGCCTCGTCGCGACACGTGtcccaccaccacctcctctaccacctccaccgccgccgccgtaCTCATCCTCCTCATCGGCGCCGCCGACCTCACTCTCCAGAATCCTCTCGTGGATCAGAAACAGAGCCTCCTGCGCCGGAGAGAACGCCGGGATCCTTCCCTCCGGGTCCCGCCGCCGCGTGTCGGAAATCTCGATAATCCGCTCCTCGTCTCCGGGAACCAGCTCGTGCACGTTGATCCACGCGCCGGTGTGCTGCCGgatcgacttgataatgctgccGGACTTCCCAATCACCCCTCCCGCCTTCATATCGTGGCACAGTATCCGATACGTCGTCGTCACCGTCACCGACGCCGTctcctgctgctgctgctgctgcgccTTCGCCGCCCtacctcctccgccgccgcttcCGCGGTGGCGGTGGCTGTTGTTGCCGTTGGCGTAGTGGTGGTTGTACCTCGGCCTCGTCCGGCCGACGGTCTCCGTATCATAGTCCTGGTGTTGCTGCTGTTCATAGTAGTACGATCTCTTCGATCTAGACCTCTCCATAGtctctctagggttttcaaCACTGTCCAATCTCAACCATTGCCGGTGTTCCAATACAAGTTC
Protein-coding regions in this window:
- the LOC133714691 gene encoding RNA-binding KH domain-containing protein RCF3, with product MERSRSKRSYYYEQQQHQDYDTETVGRTRPRYNHHYANGNNSHRHRGSGGGGGRAAKAQQQQQQETASVTVTTTYRILCHDMKAGGVIGKSGSIIKSIRQHTGAWINVHELVPGDEERIIEISDTRRRDPEGRIPAFSPAQEALFLIHERILESEVGGADEEDEYGGGGGGGRGGGGGTRVATRLVVSRMHVGSLLGKGGKIIEQMRMETKTQIRVLPRDHNLPRCVSMSEEIVQVVGDPNNVKSAVEIISSRLRESQHRDRNNFHGRAHSPERFFPPDDDYIPHMNNAGRKSSMDGAGFGSRLSGPNTRNNNYGSRSSGYMMEPGSAPMDDNVQPFYGEDLVFRMLCPIDKVDLVVGESDGIIELLQNEIGVDVRATDRVAGADEQIIIISSEEGPDDELFPAQEALLHIQTRIVDLIPDRDNIITTRLLVSSSDIGCLEGRDGSLSDMRRLTGANIQILPREELPLCVSGNDMLLQIVGEIKAARDALVEVTSRLRSHLYRELFQKDTMPLSVPGPASSALDYINPVREARTGNGPSITTYQNVQTAQPSKDSGVVVSDAVKQNESERREDVPTGMNRIPVTLVTRSILEVVIPEKAVSKLITKSKNMLAQISELSGARVTLVDDSPEVTQKIIQISGTPEQTERAQSLLQGFILSTQEDDP